From Candidatus Paceibacterota bacterium, one genomic window encodes:
- a CDS encoding uroporphyrinogen decarboxylase family protein, with protein MPRMTSRERVRTALNHREPDRVPVCIGGTAAKMTESRFDRLAAHFGIRGQVAPVLVGPQLMRQDPRVLAALGSDVRYVHLRPPAGFRTRPAPGRGWSDEWGLTYWEHPETRVYELSGQPLAEATASDLDSFEWPDPRDPARVAGLRAEAAKRFTETDCALVAYRPVMLGVFEIAQQLRGMVNLLEDMALRPEFAEALFWKVQQVVKDFYFVQLEAVGEFVEWVEVLDDLGSQRGPLISPAMYRSLLKPVHADLIRSIKRHTPGMRVMYHSCGGVRAFIPDFIDNGVDILNPIQVAASGMDPAALKAEFGDRLCFLGGVDSQHTMQTTPEAVRAEVKRRLREMGPGGGYILAPSHNIGDDVPMENILAFFEAGRQHGRYPLTGNS; from the coding sequence ATGCCCAGGATGACCTCACGCGAGCGCGTCCGGACCGCCCTGAACCATCGCGAACCCGACCGCGTGCCTGTCTGCATCGGGGGCACGGCGGCCAAGATGACCGAGTCGCGGTTCGACCGGCTGGCCGCGCATTTTGGCATCAGGGGTCAGGTCGCGCCTGTGCTCGTCGGCCCCCAACTGATGCGCCAGGATCCTCGCGTGCTGGCTGCGCTCGGGTCGGATGTTCGCTATGTTCATCTGCGCCCGCCGGCCGGCTTTCGCACCCGCCCCGCCCCCGGTCGCGGCTGGAGTGACGAGTGGGGTCTGACCTACTGGGAGCATCCCGAGACCAGGGTGTACGAGCTTTCCGGACAGCCGCTGGCCGAAGCCACCGCCAGCGACCTGGATTCGTTCGAGTGGCCGGACCCTCGTGATCCGGCGCGGGTCGCGGGTCTGCGCGCCGAGGCCGCAAAGCGGTTCACGGAAACGGATTGCGCGCTGGTGGCCTATCGGCCGGTCATGCTGGGCGTCTTCGAGATCGCCCAGCAACTACGCGGGATGGTGAACCTCCTCGAGGACATGGCGCTCCGGCCGGAGTTCGCGGAGGCGCTGTTCTGGAAGGTCCAGCAGGTCGTCAAGGACTTCTATTTCGTTCAGTTGGAGGCCGTGGGCGAGTTCGTGGAATGGGTCGAGGTCCTGGACGACCTCGGCAGCCAACGCGGGCCCCTGATCTCGCCCGCCATGTACCGATCTCTGCTGAAGCCGGTGCACGCGGACCTGATCCGGTCCATCAAGCGGCATACCCCGGGCATGCGCGTGATGTATCACAGTTGCGGCGGAGTGCGGGCGTTCATCCCGGACTTCATTGACAATGGCGTGGACATCCTGAACCCGATCCAGGTCGCCGCGTCCGGGATGGATCCCGCGGCCCTGAAAGCCGAGTTCGGCGACCGACTTTGCTTTCTGGGCGGTGTGGACTCGCAGCATACCATGCAGACCACTCCCGAGGCCGTGCGTGCCGAAGTGAAACGGCGCCTCCGCGAGATGGGCCCCGGCGGCGGCTACATCCTGGCCCCCTCGCACAACATTGGCGATGATGTGCCCATGGAAAACATCCTGGCCTTTTTCGAAGCCGGCAGACAACATGGACGATACCCTTTAACCGGCAACTCCTGA